The DNA region CGACGCCAGCGAGTGCGGATTTCGGGGTCCTCGAGCAGGCGCGCGGGGATGGTGATCAGATCGTCGAAATCAACCGCGTTGAGGGCCACCAGGCGTTCGCTGTAACCGGCATAGATCTCGGCGGCACGGGCGTCATTCTCGTCATCGGCCAGGGCCAGTGCGCGATCGGGCGGAATGCCGGCATCCTTGTAGCGGCCGATGCCGGCCTGTACTGCCCACACCATGTCGTTGGGTGCGCCCGAGGGCAATAGTTCGCGAACCAGGTCGCCGCCGGTATGCTGGTCGAGAATGCTCATGCCCTTTCTGCGCCCGGCGGCTTCCGGCTCGGACTTGAGGATCTGCCAGCCCAGCGAGTGGAATGTGGAGATGGTCAGCCCCTCGACCGCCTTGCGACCCAGGCGCTTGCCGATACGACTGCGCATCTCGCGCGCGGCCTTGTTGGTGAAGGTAATCGCGGCGATGTGCCGCGCCGGAAAATGATCGCGATCGATCAACCAGGCGATCTTTTCGGTGATCACGCGTGTCTTGCCCGAGCCGGCACCGGCCAGCACCAGCAGCGGCGAATCGATATGCACGACCGCGGCGCGTTGCTGGGGGTTGAGGGTGTCGAGTGGCCGGGTCATGGGGTGCGAGATTGTAGCCGATGACACCCGGGGAATGACAGCACGATATACTTTGTCCCCATGCGATATCTCATGCTTGTCTTCTCCATCGTTCTGTTTGCACCGGTCTCGGCCGAAGTCGATGATCTCGTGGCCGAACGTATCGACCTGTTTCAGCGCCAGTCGGTGATCATCGATCATGAGCGCCTGGTCGGCAATGTCCGTGCCCAGGCACGGCGCGAAGGCGTGATTGTGCGGGTGCCCCAGTTGTTCATCTACCTCTATGACCATTCCGGTTCCTGGCATCTCGACGGTTTTCGGCGGGGCTTCGAGCGCGAACTCAACCTCACGGTGAAGCGGGAGCGCCGCGCCCGTACCATGGTGCGTCTCGACCGCCTGCTCGGGAATGTCACCGATCCGGCCGGAGACGACATCGAGATCGCCGACCTGCCCGCGGGCGACGTCTTCATCCTGCTCTACCGACGCCAGGGCTGTGATGAATGCGAGCGGGTGGAGCAGGCCGTGGGGCAATGGCTAAGCGAAGCGACTGACCTGTCACCGGTGTGGATTGACGTGTGGATGGACCGCCGGCCGGAAGGCTGATCCGTGCTGAAGCCAAGCCGGGTTTGACAAGCCGGTCGGCCACGGTTCAGCATGGAACAATACTTCCGATCTCTGCCCGGAGCCCGAACATGCGTCGCATCATTTCTCTTCTGCTCATTGCCCGCCTGGTACAACGGTTGTTCAATGGTGGCCGGCGCTCGCCTCGTCGACGCCATCATCCATTGCCAGGCAATCAGGGCGCTCGGCCCACCGAGCCACCACAGGGCCGGAGCCAGTCACAGTCTGCGCGGCCGCCCGAAGACGGGCCGGGCCGGAACCAGTAACCTCGGCGCGTCGTCGATCACCAGCCTGAACGCGCGGCCTGTTCCTCCAACCATGCGGCCAGTGCCCGAATAGCAGCTTCGTTGCGACGGCTGGTCTTGTAAGCCAGGTGGAACTCATCGCCGGTGGCCATGGGAGGCACGGGCAGACGCACCAGGTCGGGATCGGCGGCGGTATCGATCATGTAATCGTTGGCCAGCGCAATGCCCTGATCGTGTCGGGCTGCTTCGTGGGCCAGCAGCATGTGACTGAAGTGATGCAGTCTGGCATCTGTCGGCAGTTCGGCACCGGCGGCGGCAAACCAGCGGCGCCAATCTTCCCCCGGCCGGTCGAACAGGCTGGCCGCCGATAGCAGGCGATACCGGAGCAGCCATCCCGGATCCAGCGAACGCGGCTCGTCATCGGCCAGCAGTTTCTCTTCTCTCAGGCGCTTCTGCATCTGCTGCCAGTAAGGCCGCGAGCAGATCGCGAACAACTGCTCGACGTAGAGACGCTGCGACTGATAACCGCGCTGACGGTATCGCACCGTCAGAAAGCAATCGGCAATGCGATCGGACATATGCGGCATGTCCGAAAGCATCTCCAGGTCGATCTCGATTCCCGGGTGCTGGCGCTGGAACTGGGGCAGCCGTGGAATCAGCCAGCACACCGCCAGCGAACTGGGGACGGCCAGGCGCAGGCGTTCATCGCTGCTGCCGCGAAGTCTGACCGCGGCTCGTTCGATCTGCGCCAGCGCCGGTGCCACCGCTTCCAGGAATTGTTCGCCGGCTTCGGTCAGCGACAGCTTGCGCCCGGCGCGCACGAACAACTCCTCGCCCAGGCTGTCTTCCAGGGCGCGGATCTGGTGGCTGATGGCGCTCTGGGTCAGGTTCATTTCGCCGGCGGCGAGCGAAAAGCTGTTGAGCCGGGCAACGGCCTCGAAGGCGGGAAGGGTCTTCAGTGGGGGCAGGCTCACTATGAATATGCTTCATATCGAGTGAATATTCATCATTTTACATCATGGTTCGGCTACACCAGAATCATGGCTCCGATTCCTGCCAGCCCTGGAGCAGAGCATGTCCGGCAAGACCATCAACAGCGCCATCGGTCTCCTGGTGATCGGCAATCTGCTGGCCATTATTTCCGATGTGATCATCAAGTGGGTCAGCGGTGATGTGGCACTGTTTCAGTTCATTGCCCTGCGCCTGGTGGTGACGCTGGCCATGCTGCTGCCGTTTATCGGAATGATCGATCGCAGCCGTTTTTTCGAAGGCACGCGAATTCACCTGGTGCGTGCCCATATCGGCCTGGCGGGCATTGTCTGTATGGTCATCGCCCTGGGCGCGCTGCCCCTGGCGACGGCCAATGCCATCTTTTATGCCGCACCCGTACTGGTCATGCTGTTCGGGGTGCTGCTGTTTGGCGAAAAGCTGCGCCGGTCCAGTCTGTTGACGGTGATCAGCGGCCTGATCGGTGTGCTGGTCATCCTGCGGCCCAGCGAGCTGAACTGGGCCGGTCTGGCCGCGCTGGGTCTGGCCGTGGCGCTGGCCATCAACGCGGTACTGGTTCGAAAGCTGCCGCGCAAACAACCGGTTGTACACAGCCTGTTGCTGAACTACCTGCTGGCAATGCCGGCGGCCGTCACGCTGGCCGTGATCGAGGGGGCGCCGCTGGACTTCTCCGCGCTCAGCGCCGCCTTTGGCTCGGCGCTGTTCATCCTGGGCTACAACATGACGGTCATATTGGCCTATCGCCACGTGGACGCCAGCCGGGTGACGGCCAGTGAATACACCGGACTGGTGTGGGCGTTCATCCTGGGCTGGCTGGTGTTTGCCGAAGTACCGGATGCCTGGTTCTGGATGGGCGCGACGCTGATTGTCGGTCCGCTGCTCATTCAGGCGCTGCGTCAGCAGCGCCCCGGAGTACGTCGGCGTCTGCCGGTGGC from Wenzhouxiangella sp. AB-CW3 includes:
- a CDS encoding LysR substrate-binding domain-containing protein: MSLPPLKTLPAFEAVARLNSFSLAAGEMNLTQSAISHQIRALEDSLGEELFVRAGRKLSLTEAGEQFLEAVAPALAQIERAAVRLRGSSDERLRLAVPSSLAVCWLIPRLPQFQRQHPGIEIDLEMLSDMPHMSDRIADCFLTVRYRQRGYQSQRLYVEQLFAICSRPYWQQMQKRLREEKLLADDEPRSLDPGWLLRYRLLSAASLFDRPGEDWRRWFAAAGAELPTDARLHHFSHMLLAHEAARHDQGIALANDYMIDTAADPDLVRLPVPPMATGDEFHLAYKTSRRNEAAIRALAAWLEEQAARSGW
- a CDS encoding DMT family transporter, translated to MSGKTINSAIGLLVIGNLLAIISDVIIKWVSGDVALFQFIALRLVVTLAMLLPFIGMIDRSRFFEGTRIHLVRAHIGLAGIVCMVIALGALPLATANAIFYAAPVLVMLFGVLLFGEKLRRSSLLTVISGLIGVLVILRPSELNWAGLAALGLAVALAINAVLVRKLPRKQPVVHSLLLNYLLAMPAAVTLAVIEGAPLDFSALSAAFGSALFILGYNMTVILAYRHVDASRVTASEYTGLVWAFILGWLVFAEVPDAWFWMGATLIVGPLLIQALRQQRPGVRRRLPVAVGGSRRATDYPAGQTLDSHDDDLPTSRRAGARDRACDENPAPDPSARCSAD